The following is a genomic window from Neodiprion pinetum isolate iyNeoPine1 chromosome 3, iyNeoPine1.2, whole genome shotgun sequence.
GTATAATACACGACTTATTTTAGCCTAATTAGAACGGGCCCGGCCGTTCGTAATATTATACCAAGAAGTCATATTAATTATTAGCGAGAAAAAATGTTAGAGAAGTGAATTCGAACATGTTTGTAGTCAGgacggctaggtggtctagtggagtaagtctccggtgaagcatctctagataccaggttcgattcctggctccgtcgttaattctTTAATTCACCAAAAACATGTTCGAATTCACTTCTCTAgcattttttctcaacaataattaataagaCTTCTTCATTTAATATTATGAACGGCCGGGTCCGTTATAATTAGGCTAAAATAAGTCGTGTATTATACACACTTAAACATGCCATATATATAGAtactagggtggtccttattcagggtgtcgacgaatttttaccAGACCATCccccaaatcaacttcaaataattcgaaaacaatcgcctaatattttcagatttttacatcgactctaagatagtccgcattgtgatcgaagtttcttatggaaattaacattggtaaattttttttctcggtatatattttattgcaagagtaataatgttccaaaTAATCCGTAACCACGAGGTTTTGGTGAGaattagtgctactatctgggaaaaaatacacattatCGTACCGggcaatctagacgaattgcacaacCTCGAaacctgactttttttttatttagaggaagtgcaattcgtctagattgcgtcgtacgatgatgtgtatttttttttcatatagcATCACTAATGCCGactaaaacctcgcagttacagattttttggaaaattattactttcacgataaaatatataatgcgaaaaaatgtttttctcaTGTCATTTCCATAAGGGGTCATCCATAAATTACGTGACAcgaattttacaacttttaAACCCCTTCCCCCGTCCTTGTCACAGGTTGTCACATTTTCAgaaccccctcccccctgatgtgacgtcacaaatttttcaaacttatgcatgtatttaaaaataatcaaaagaaaacagttattttcatttttttcttatttttattaaatattctttatatataaatttcgtgttttagtatttcaaattttaacatgTAACGTCACACAGCTTTTGACCCCCTCTGCCCCTTGTCACACTATGTCACATTACGATGATACCCCCCCCCATTAACTTGTGACGTAAATTTATGGATGGCCCctaagaaacttcgatcacaatgcAGGCTATCTCAGACTTGctgtaagaatctgaaaaaatttggcgactctttttaaatgattcaaaattgatttcagtgaTGGGGCGGTAAAAATTCGGCAACACCCTAaacaaggaccaccctaatagaTACATATAGTCTCCAATGTGCCTCAGCGACGACCTCTATTACGTTTTGGAGTACGTAGAATCTCACACTTGCTCGAAATGTCCTATTTTTGTTGGGTGATTTCcttgctttttattttatttttttgccgcagattcgatttttttgctTCATCCCTTAATCGAAAATTTCTGGCGTTGCCACCTTTATGTTAGGCTGGCCAAGCCATACGTAAAAACACATACAGGGTAAGTGGAAAAAGAAGTCAAATAGAGGcatatttttttgctatttattTGTTCGCAACATGCAccacatttaatttttttactcacccCCATACCAACAAACCATCCCCTAGATCTTGACTTCAGACAAAACACCCCGCTTTCGGCGAAAAAGAGAGTGCACCATTATTTTTTGCTATTTATTTGCTCGCGATGTAAGATGTTTTCAGATTCTTGGCCCCACCCCCCATCCGAAGTAACCACGCTCTGGATTCTGACTTCAAAGGGAACAGATCAAGGGCGGTAGAATAACAGAAAATGgagtgaattattatttattttttttctgccattCCCTTGTTCACGATATGAGCCATCATCAAATTCTTTCTCGATCAAATCTGAAATGAGTTCAACGATTTTCTTCCTACCCCAGACTTAGAATATGGTTCACGAGTATTATTGATCACGAGCAAATAAATAGCAAAAAATAATGGTGCACTCTGTTTTTCGCCGAAAGCGGCGTGTTTTGTCTGAAGTCAGGATCTAGGGGATGGTTTGTTGGTATGGGggtaagtaaaaaaattaaaagtggTGCATGTTGCGAGCAAATAAATAGCAAAAAATATGCTTctattcgacattttttccaattaccCTGTAGGTGTTTTTACGTATGGCTTGGCCAGCCTAACATAAAGTTGGCACCGCCAAAAATTTACGATTAAAGGATGAagcaaaaaaatcgaaactgtggcaaaaaaaaaaagaaaacagtaaTTAAATCACCCAACAAAAATAGGACATTTTGAGCAAGTGGTTGTGCCAGCTTAATGGACGTCATTTACAAGCAATTGTGGAATATGACCCCCGCTGACCTGCATGATTTGAGATGGATTCAGCCAGTAATTTCTGCTATAAGCCTGGCCCTTTGATTTCTTAGAAAAACTTGacgtgtcaaaattttcggagtttcaggattttttaaacttacaattagacatTTTGGCAACTATGAATGTAGCAGTTCAACTCCATAActtgaaaaatgtgtaattttatgataaaaataaattggtgtgaaaatttgcaaataacAACTTGTGTACCCATTATCATTGTATACTGATATTATGTAAGCCAAGAGCAGCTCACGAATGTTCCTTTTGCTATCTACCTTAGTACGTCGACTGcaaatgtatatgtatactcaTGTAAGATTATTACTTTTTAGTTCCCGGACCCGGTACCCCTCCGGCTtattcggatttttttttaatgatcaTAGCCTTTGCGTTCATAGCACTTATGCTCGCATTTAGGCCAAGGTCACTTCGGGGAGGACACGGAAGTAATGACACGAAGAGGCGTGATCACGATGCTGTGAGTTCCTATCATGTAATCTATTCATAAACCATAGCACATGTCAAGGTCACCGGTGCTTTAATATATGTACCAGCCGTGTATGTTACGTAAAATTCCGCGCAGTGTCTACTGACGTCAGGGCAAAAACGGTATTGATAGCTATAGTCACTCGTAGAATTTCCGTATGCAAGCATTTATCTATGTTTGATGGTGGAAAATGAAGGATGATTAGTATATAGACAAAACAGGAGTATTCTATTTCAATCAACAccaaataaatagaaaacagtgtttgagttgTAGAAATATGCCAAATGCGTCAGGAATCAACATGTTTGCATTTTGTTTTAACACTCCATCTTAGCGTGGGGGTCAAAACTTGGAATGGTCAATATTTCGAATGGCTGATATATCGACATTTTAaacatgcgaaaataaaataacgaaagataaattattcgaaatctgGATTTTTGAAAGTGTCACGGATTAGTAGTCATTCTAATCTTGGACCCATGTGTAGGGTCAGgctttaaaatattttacaaagtcgtgtagatatttattttatggGCTACTCCACGTCAACTCGAATGGGTCCTGACCTTCGGTTTCTCTGATTTACCCACTGTACGAAACTGGTGTGAATCATAGATGTTTTCAGTCTTCGTCTCGGTGCTACCGAATTTGGTTTTTTAGCatccaaatttttcaaaagattgtattccaaaattgaagGATTGTGCAGCAACTGTGTAGAACAAAAGTGATTACTTTTTATCTtacatatttgaataaatctatacatttttttggGTTTTGGAATAGATagatgtaacaaaataaatagaaaataacgtttttcacaagaaataaaatcctTTCATTATTCTCAtatttttacatgaaattctGTGACTGAGGCCGGAACTTTTTATACTTTGTCCAAGACGGGATGAGCCTTTGTTTAGAAGTTACAGGATTTTAAGAAAGCATGAAgtctttcaaattttggatAAAATGAATTCTGTAATGaattttagtttatttttcgaaaatctacGGTTTATAATCTAttgtaatttgtttatttatgaaattgaatgatacattattaaattttttaaattaaatcatAATCtatgttaattaatttataaattactaAATTTACTCGATCTCACAGTGTTGGGAAGTATCTAGAATCTAGATACAAGTAACCAAGATACATCTCAACACTTTTTCCGATGacaagatataaaaaaaaaacttttattatttatacgtcGATAAGATGTGCCAATTCTCTGGAATTCAAAAATACGAACATTTGTAAATGTTCACAGGATAACCTATTACGTAGGTGAGAGTCAATATAACAAGTCCGgcgagtgaaaataaacatTTCGACGAAACTGTACTAGCAGTAATACACAATTTGTGGAGCTTTGATCGGCTATGTTGGTTCCAAAATCTGATAGATTTATTGTGGCGCTCAATTGCATCTTGACCGAGATAATATCATAATTCATCGGGCATACTATCACGAGCTTGCGCTCCAGCTCTTTCAACTTTATTAACACGAACCAAATTGTAGCAGTTGGAGAATCTTTAACCAATTAAGAGCCGAGGCGTCATAGCGGCGGCATTCAgtgtatttcaaaataaaaattcatctcgaagaaaaaaaatgatggttTGTTCTATGACGCCATttgagaaaatgataaaaaaaattcgtcaacttcGAGGGTTCAAAAGTGTATGAGCCCTTGAAGCGcgggaaaaataactttttatGGTTATAATCGGATTCCTTGATCTCAAAAATACTTAAAATCCATGcttttaaaagtaaatattcACCCGAGACACCAAaaagattgaattatttcatgacgtca
Proteins encoded in this region:
- the LOC124215751 gene encoding small integral membrane protein 14 isoform X2, encoding MSDEGFDMCEYMWDPNVVMRRLLSILRQRQAYCTDNECLNDGALPGPGTPPAYSDFFLMIIAFAFIALMLAFRPRSLRGGHGSNDTKRRDHDAK